The Bacillus kexueae DNA window GGCCAACGACCGTGCCTCTCAATAAATTCATTTTTTCAGGGAGGCCGTATCGATTGCTACGAGTTCGAACAATCTGTCCTTCTTCTTCCATTTGATTTAACGTAATGACAAGTTCTTTAAACTCTTCCGCATCTTCTATGTGAAGAGCCTCTTCTAATTCTTGCACCGTTAACGGTTTATACGTCTCCTCCCTCATAAAGGATAGGATTTGTTCCATTTTTTGTTGATTCATCTCTGCCAACAGGCAGTCCTCCTTTCGAACCTACCAATCAAGACTTTCTAAAAATTGATAGATGTCTTCATGTAATTGATCACGTTCTTTATCTAATGTTATGACGTGAGTAGAGTCTTCGTACCACTTTAGTTTTTTATGGTCGGATTCTACCTCGTTATAAATAATATTTGCACTATCGGTATTAATCATTTCATCATGTCTAGCTTGTACAACAAAAGTTGGTGTGTAAATCATGTCTACGTTTTGTCTTACATCTGCGATTAGTCCTTGTAACGCTTTTAACGTATTCATCGGTGTTTGTTTAAATTTGTCCATTTCTTCGTTAATCTGCTCTTCTGATTTGCCCTCAAATTGCTTATATTTTCGTGCATAAGCAAGAACACCTTCATACATCGTTTCCTCACTTTTTATGTACATCGGTGCACACATTGGGACAATTCCCTTTACTGGTACAGTGTATCCTAATTTAAGGGAAAAAACACCACCTAAAGACAAGCCAGCTACGGCAATTTTCTCATATCCTTTTTCTTTTAAGAGGTTGTATCCTTCCATAACATCTTTCCACCAATCTTCTGGTCCTGTATGAACAAGTTCTTCTGGTGGAACACCGTGTCCTTTATATTGCGGTGCATGGCATGTATATCCTTTATCTTGTAAATAACGACCTAGCATACGAACATCCGCCGTATTGCCTGTAAAGCCATGTAATAATAAAACGGCGCGTTCACCCGCTTCAAACGTAAATGGTTTTGGCGTAACTACTCTCATGATGTCACTTCTTCCTTTCTATTAATTTCAGCTGTTTTCATATACATTTTTTATTCTAAACATTTCGTATGAGCAGTTCTTACAGATCAAAGTGGGATAAAAATCTCTACAATGGTATTTCATTCCGAAAGCTTGGGACCCACCATCAAGCACTAACGGGAGATTTAACCCTAAACAAATGATAACACCTTGCCACCATGGTGGAAAGAATTGAAGCATTGCAAACGGTAGAACAAAGGTTAAACCGATGAGCATAAACATGCACCGATAACAAACGGGAAATTGGTTCCCATTTATCACGAGGGAACGTTCTCTTCTTCTATGACACGGAAAGTAACGGAGTATCACAATGTCAGTAAAAAATTCTTTTATAAATTGATACAATCACAGTCCACCCCTTTCTTCGGGATGCTCACATCTTGGCAATCCGGAAAGGAGGTGAAGGTTATACAATCAAATACAGACTCATTCTCCTTGTTTCTCCTCTTCTGATATTGATGGAATGTATAAAATAATAACCCGATGCCGATGACAATAAACAAAATAAAGATGATGGTTTGAGCCATACTCGCGGTCATCGTTAAACCGATAATTCCGGCGAGAAGTAAGATGAGTGAACAAGTAAAATAAAAGAAAATCAAGTGAAACACCTACCCATTTTTTATCCAATTACTTTTACGTTTAAACCGGTAGTATTGTTTCAAAACAGTAAAACAAAAAATTAAATAAAAAAGGCCTGAAAACGACCGTTCAGACCCTTTTAAAAGTATGCAACTAAAACAGATAAGACGAAGAATAACACAGAAAGTACAACAGTAACTCGGTGTAGCACTAAATCCATACCACGAGCTTTTTGTTTCCCGAAAAGTTGCTCAGCTCCTCCAGAGATAGCTCCGGAAAGTCCTGCACTTTTACCTGATTGTAATAATACAACGGCGATAAGTGCAACAGACACAATGATTAGTAGTACGACAAATAGCGTATTCATACGGCCACCTCCTAAAACGCACAACTCTAGTAACTACAATGTACCATAAAACGACAACATTGTCATCTAATCATTTCATCGACACATTTTCTTCAATGTATGAAGAGGAATTCAGATGTTATAATCGAATAGATAATGTGAAACAATGATTAGGGTTGAAGAATTTATTCAATTAACTCAACCGGAAAAAGGAGTGCTTATAATGAAACATGTAACACCTTACTTAACGTTTAACGGAAATGCGAAGGAAGCTCTTGAATACTATAAAGAAGTATTCGGTGGAGAAATTTTAGGAATTCAAACTTTTGGTGAAGCTGATTTCCCAACACCACCGGAAGCAGATGATCGTGTGATGCACGCACAGTTTAAAAAAGATGGTCTATTCTTCATGGTTTCTGATGCATTCTTAGATCAAGAAGTTGAAATGGGTAACAGCATTTCATTAGCCATTGAATTTGAGAGTGTAGAAGAAATTGAAAAAGTATACGCTTCTTTAAAAGAAAAAGGACAAGTTATTATGGAGCTGCAAGATACGTTCTGGGGTGCTAAATTTGCGAAAGTGAAAGATTGTTTCAATATTATTTGGGATTTAAATTGTCCGACTCAATCATAAATTGAAACTTGAAACGACATTCCGTCGTTCGTAAAATGGTGGTTTTAGCGGATTTAAATTCTGGTGTTACTCGGTGGTGGGCGCTTTCTACAGGAATCGCCGCCACCTTTCTTTCGTTCAAAATCATGTTGAAGAAATGAGAACTGCTTTTCTTCT harbors:
- a CDS encoding DUF2085 domain-containing protein encodes the protein MILRYFPCHRRRERSLVINGNQFPVCYRCMFMLIGLTFVLPFAMLQFFPPWWQGVIICLGLNLPLVLDGGSQAFGMKYHCRDFYPTLICKNCSYEMFRIKNVYENS
- the secG gene encoding preprotein translocase subunit SecG codes for the protein MNTLFVVLLIIVSVALIAVVLLQSGKSAGLSGAISGGAEQLFGKQKARGMDLVLHRVTVVLSVLFFVLSVLVAYF
- a CDS encoding VOC family protein, which translates into the protein MKHVTPYLTFNGNAKEALEYYKEVFGGEILGIQTFGEADFPTPPEADDRVMHAQFKKDGLFFMVSDAFLDQEVEMGNSISLAIEFESVEEIEKVYASLKEKGQVIMELQDTFWGAKFAKVKDCFNIIWDLNCPTQS
- a CDS encoding alpha/beta hydrolase; the encoded protein is MRVVTPKPFTFEAGERAVLLLHGFTGNTADVRMLGRYLQDKGYTCHAPQYKGHGVPPEELVHTGPEDWWKDVMEGYNLLKEKGYEKIAVAGLSLGGVFSLKLGYTVPVKGIVPMCAPMYIKSEETMYEGVLAYARKYKQFEGKSEEQINEEMDKFKQTPMNTLKALQGLIADVRQNVDMIYTPTFVVQARHDEMINTDSANIIYNEVESDHKKLKWYEDSTHVITLDKERDQLHEDIYQFLESLDW